TGCGCGCGGTGAAGCCCTGGTTGATCAGCTTGCGGTAGTGCACATGTCGCGGCGGGTCGATACCCGGCAGCATCGCCGAGGTCGGCCCGGCCTCCACCTCGACCAGCGTGTTACCCCTGTTGCTGGTGAAGGTGTCGGTGTCGCGGCTGACCAATCGGACGTCGGCATGCTTGGTCAGCAGCCAAGCTCTCGGCAGGCCGGACATCTGCACCGGGTGCACCGGCGCGTCGGCGCGCAGCCTGGCCATCGCGTCGAAGGGCGCGCCGGTGATGAAGGTGTCGGGGTTGAGCACCGCCGCGGCATCGCGATCGGACTGCGTGTCCTGGTTCTCGACGACCAGCGACCCCAGCTTCGGAACGGTCATGACTCCCCCTCGGATGCCTTGATACCGGCGATAATGACGTCCAGACCGGCGCGGAAACGCTTGGTGGATGTTGGCTTGACACGCGCCTCGTCCAAGCTGACCGAGCCCAGCAGGTAGGTGTAGAGCACCGTATGCGCTGCTGCGGCAACGGATTTGGTGAGCCCCGCTTCGGCCAGCAGCGAGCGGCTGAGCCGGTCCAGGCGACGGGCCCGCTCCCCGCCGCCGCGGGTCTGCAGAATGCCCGCTATCCCTGGCACATCGAGCATGACTTCGCGTGCCGCACAGTACAGTCCGCCCAGCCGGACGTCCCACGGGCCGGTCTCGGGCACCGGGATGCCGGCCAGCACCGACTCGGCGAGCAGATCCAGCGCGGCCTGTTTTC
This genomic stretch from Mycobacterium paragordonae harbors:
- a CDS encoding TetR/AcrR family transcriptional regulator, whose product is MTARRAYGELDRTQVVSSLHTLARRVGVQQVTMRELAAELGAAVPSVYYHVPGKQAALDLLAESVLAGIPVPETGPWDVRLGGLYCAAREVMLDVPGIAGILQTRGGGERARRLDRLSRSLLAEAGLTKSVAAAAHTVLYTYLLGSVSLDEARVKPTSTKRFRAGLDVIIAGIKASEGES